A genomic region of Echeneis naucrates chromosome 24, fEcheNa1.1, whole genome shotgun sequence contains the following coding sequences:
- the mycn gene encoding N-myc protein isoform X2: MTAPNLVSVLVTARETRTFGSHIYIPSQDEVFRLRDRMPAIISKNSDLEFDSLQPCFYPDEDFYFCGPDSAPPGEDIWKKFELLPTPPLSPSRAALPGEPATASPETDPLGFGLGDPLDWASELLLLPEDDIWGASDDLFGSAVDTNPNSIIIQDCMWSGFSAREKLERVVTEKLGKAISTATAGGRNACVKAQEAASRSSVSECVDPTVVFPFPVNKKNGSRDSTGNVNTSATSGSASSDSEEDDDEAEEEEDEEEEDEEEEEEEEIDVVTVEKRRSTINKASPMATGTVTISVHPKTQDGRGMVLGSGVVSRFVSRAPQELILKRSSVHQQQHNYAAPSPYASDDDPAPPPKKQKTSDVPRPPARTISSSSSSSSTSCSSVTSTSGSRSKRSASGDSSPRGSSDSEDSERRRNHNILERQRRNDLRSSFLTLRDHVPELAHNEKAAKVLILKKATEYVSSLETEEMRLQQEKDRLQARRQQLMRRLEQARTR; this comes from the exons ATGACTGCTCCAAATCTGGTGTCTGTATTAGTGACTGCGAGAGAGACCAGAACATTTGGTTCGCACATTTACATCCCAAGTCAGGACGAG GTTTTTCGATTGCGGGATAGAATGCCGGCGATCATAAGTAAAAACTCCGATTTGGAGTTTGACTCCTTACAACCGTGTTTCTATCCCGATGAGGACTTCTACTTCTGTGGTCCCGACTCTGCGCCACCGGGGGAGGACATCTGGAAGAAATTCGAGTTGTTACCCACTCCGCCCCTCTCCCCGAGCCGAGCTGCGCTACCGGGGGAGCCAGCGACTGCCTCCCCGGAAACAGACCCTCTGGGCTTCGGCTTGGGGGATCCTCTGGACTGGGCTTCcgagctgctgctcctgccgGAGGATGATATCTGGGGGGCGTCCGACGACCTGTTCGGCTCCGCTGTGGATACTAACCCCAACAGCATCATTATCCAGGACTGTATGTGGAGCGGCTTCTCGGCCCGGGAAAAGCTGGAGCGTGTGGTCACGGAGAAACTCGGCAAGGCTATTTCCACGGCCACGGCGGGCGGCAGGAACGCGTGCGTCAAGGCGCAGGAGGCGGCGAGCCGCAGCTCGGTGTCAGAGTGCGTGGACCCCACGGTAGTGTTCCCCTTCCCGGTGAACAAGAAGAACGGCAGCAGGGACTCCACCGGGAACGTTAACACATCCGCAACCTCCGGGAGCGCTTCCAGTGACTCCG aggaagatgatgacgaagcagaagaggaagaagacgaggaggaggaggatgaggaggaagaggaggaagaggagattgATGTGGTTACAGTAGAGAAGAGGCGCTCCACAATCAACAAGGCGTCGCCCATGGCGACAGGCACCGTCACCATCTCTGTGCATCCCAAGACTCAAGATGGAAGAGGAATGGTCTTGGGGTCCGGCGTGGTGAGTCGGTTCGTTAGCCGAGCTCCTCAAGAGCTGATCCTGAAGAGAAGCTCGGTCCACCAGCAACAGCACAACTACGCAGCCCCCTCCCCGTACGCTTCAGACGATGACCCCGCACCACCTccaaagaagcaaaaaacatCAGACGTGCCGAGACCTCCCGCCAGAACCATCTCCTcgtcctcctcatcttcctccacaTCCTGCAGCTCGGTCACCAGCACATCAGGGTCGCGCAGCAAGCGCAGCGCCAGTGGAGACAGCAGCCCACGGGGCAGCTCAGACTCAGAGGACAGCGAGCGCCGGCGCAACCACAACATCCTTGAGCGCCAGCGTCGCAACGACCTGCGCTCCAGCTTCTTGACGCTGCGCGACCACGTGCCGGAGCTGGCGCACAACGAGAAGGCAGCAAAGGTGCTGATTCTGAAGAAGGCCACCGAGTACGTGAGCTCGCTGGAAACAGAAGAGATGAGACTCCAGCAGGAGAAGGACAGACTCCAGGCCCGCAGGCAGCAGCTGATGCGCAGGCTGGAGCAGGCAAGGACTCGCTAA
- the mycn gene encoding N-myc protein isoform X1, with protein MTAPNLVSVLVTARETRTFGSHIYIPSQDEVFRLRDRMPAIISKNSDLEFDSLQPCFYPDEDFYFCGPDSAPPGEDIWKKFELLPTPPLSPSRAALPGEPATASPETDPLGFGLGDPLDWASELLLLPEDDIWGASDDLFGSAVDTNPNSIIIQDCMWSGFSAREKLERVVTEKLGKAISTATAGGRNACVKAQEAASRSSVSECVDPTVVFPFPVNKKNGSRDSTGNVNTSATSGSASSDSEEEDDDEAEEEEDEEEEDEEEEEEEEIDVVTVEKRRSTINKASPMATGTVTISVHPKTQDGRGMVLGSGVVSRFVSRAPQELILKRSSVHQQQHNYAAPSPYASDDDPAPPPKKQKTSDVPRPPARTISSSSSSSSTSCSSVTSTSGSRSKRSASGDSSPRGSSDSEDSERRRNHNILERQRRNDLRSSFLTLRDHVPELAHNEKAAKVLILKKATEYVSSLETEEMRLQQEKDRLQARRQQLMRRLEQARTR; from the exons ATGACTGCTCCAAATCTGGTGTCTGTATTAGTGACTGCGAGAGAGACCAGAACATTTGGTTCGCACATTTACATCCCAAGTCAGGACGAG GTTTTTCGATTGCGGGATAGAATGCCGGCGATCATAAGTAAAAACTCCGATTTGGAGTTTGACTCCTTACAACCGTGTTTCTATCCCGATGAGGACTTCTACTTCTGTGGTCCCGACTCTGCGCCACCGGGGGAGGACATCTGGAAGAAATTCGAGTTGTTACCCACTCCGCCCCTCTCCCCGAGCCGAGCTGCGCTACCGGGGGAGCCAGCGACTGCCTCCCCGGAAACAGACCCTCTGGGCTTCGGCTTGGGGGATCCTCTGGACTGGGCTTCcgagctgctgctcctgccgGAGGATGATATCTGGGGGGCGTCCGACGACCTGTTCGGCTCCGCTGTGGATACTAACCCCAACAGCATCATTATCCAGGACTGTATGTGGAGCGGCTTCTCGGCCCGGGAAAAGCTGGAGCGTGTGGTCACGGAGAAACTCGGCAAGGCTATTTCCACGGCCACGGCGGGCGGCAGGAACGCGTGCGTCAAGGCGCAGGAGGCGGCGAGCCGCAGCTCGGTGTCAGAGTGCGTGGACCCCACGGTAGTGTTCCCCTTCCCGGTGAACAAGAAGAACGGCAGCAGGGACTCCACCGGGAACGTTAACACATCCGCAACCTCCGGGAGCGCTTCCAGTGACTCCG aagaggaagatgatgacgaagcagaagaggaagaagacgaggaggaggaggatgaggaggaagaggaggaagaggagattgATGTGGTTACAGTAGAGAAGAGGCGCTCCACAATCAACAAGGCGTCGCCCATGGCGACAGGCACCGTCACCATCTCTGTGCATCCCAAGACTCAAGATGGAAGAGGAATGGTCTTGGGGTCCGGCGTGGTGAGTCGGTTCGTTAGCCGAGCTCCTCAAGAGCTGATCCTGAAGAGAAGCTCGGTCCACCAGCAACAGCACAACTACGCAGCCCCCTCCCCGTACGCTTCAGACGATGACCCCGCACCACCTccaaagaagcaaaaaacatCAGACGTGCCGAGACCTCCCGCCAGAACCATCTCCTcgtcctcctcatcttcctccacaTCCTGCAGCTCGGTCACCAGCACATCAGGGTCGCGCAGCAAGCGCAGCGCCAGTGGAGACAGCAGCCCACGGGGCAGCTCAGACTCAGAGGACAGCGAGCGCCGGCGCAACCACAACATCCTTGAGCGCCAGCGTCGCAACGACCTGCGCTCCAGCTTCTTGACGCTGCGCGACCACGTGCCGGAGCTGGCGCACAACGAGAAGGCAGCAAAGGTGCTGATTCTGAAGAAGGCCACCGAGTACGTGAGCTCGCTGGAAACAGAAGAGATGAGACTCCAGCAGGAGAAGGACAGACTCCAGGCCCGCAGGCAGCAGCTGATGCGCAGGCTGGAGCAGGCAAGGACTCGCTAA